AATTGTTGTGACTTTGGGCTTAATTGAAATTTCTGTAGAGGCAGCTCTCCAATCGTATCTGTATCCTTTAAGTCATTTCGTTTATTGTTTATGTGTCCATATGCGAAATGTGATGCGTTCATCTGCAGCTGGCTAACTTAGTCTTCCACAAAGACTAAAAACAGGATCAAACAGCTACACAAATCAAAGTGCGAAAACAGCAAATCAACAGTTTTGGAGGGTGTTATGTATCAGACTATTTCTTGGCTGAGCAGTTTCCCAGCAACCAGTGGTGACTCCGGGAGATTATTGTTCCCAACCAAGTATTCCCAATAAAACAgcagtttgctttttttttttttttttttttttacaattaggTATTTGTAAAGAAACTAGCAGCTTCTCAgatgtgacttttgttgccaCTGGAGAGCGCCAGGTAAACTGTGTTcagttaattatttatttacataattaACAGGCTGTTACGGGGGTCAAGGAATTTTCTTTGACTCCCATAACAGCCATAATATCCCGGTCTCCTTAAGTGCTTTCCCCATTTCCTCAATTATCCAAAACAATTCACACCCTAATGCTAACCTTAAATTTAACTCACGTTATAGTTGGCATTAGTTGGCTAATGCTAGTGTTCAAGATTACTTATGTATACATAAAAAGATATAATGTTCTTCACGTGATGTGCTTGAAAGCAGTCCAATCAGATTCTCTTGAACAATCTGGGTTCACTTTTGTCATAATCAtagcctgtatataaaagatggatataAACACTGTGATTAATGTAGTTATGAAGCTTCAAACTGGCAGAGGTCGGTATTTCATAAACCTACACTACAAGCCAGGGGAGGCTCTGATTGATGCTTGTTTTATGGTACCACGGGATTGGCCATTTGCATAGGTATGCACCTGTGGAGAGCCTTCAGAGAGAGGTTTTCAACCTACAAAAAACGCACAGTATTCCAAAAACCGAACAGCATGTAACTGTTGAATGCTAAATGCTGATTGGCTGTGATAGTGGAGCTTAAAAAGAACAGGAGCAGCGTggaaaaaacatcagaaatgaAATGATACAGTATTAAAAGTACAGAGAGTGGCAGCACTGGacacttttcactgtttttaaaacTCTGTTTCAGTTCATCACTTTACATGTTAGAACTTCTCTCTTCTCTGGGGCTGGCACACAAGCAAGACTAGAAAAAAGTCTTGGTTTGGACACTGCCTACATCTAGCATCAGATGCTCTCTGCAGGTAGAAGGGCTGACGGTTGTACCCTATGGTCTGCCAGTCGATTGCCAACAGATAGCCATGTTCAGCCTACAAGAAATCAAAGGATAACACATATTTCTTGCCTAGCAGCTTGTCAGTAACACAGTAAAGCATGCCCTGCTTTATCCTTGTTTTGgctttgttgttcttgttgttattttaatgtAATGTGACCCTATTTATGTACAAGAAGAAAACCAGTGACTGAGATCAGGAATTTGTTTACCGAGGTCACAGATATGGCAGCTCAGTAGCTCTGCTAGAAGTCAGAGAAAGTGCAGGTTAAATGCGTTGGCTAGTTccagccatcttttatatacagtgtatgGTTATGAGACATTTGTAACCTGTTTACAGTCTATGTGCTGAACTCATGAAAGTGATGAAATTATAAAAGACACTTTAAACAGAATAAATGTAACTTTAACAACacttaagaatatttatttgttaaaattaCATATCTTTGCCACAATACCAAGATTTGCTCAATTATTTAAATTAGTGTTCTGCAATGAGTTGTCACCTGACATTTCAGAGGAGGATGAAAATTAAACAGTAATCACAGCGAAGAATAAATATGTGCTGACATGTTGCACTATATATTTTTTAGACTTTCCTGTAGCACTTGGCTGTATCTTACTTTCAAATTTTACTGGCTTTGACAACAgcaactttctttttcagtgcaataaaaaaaactgagcatATTTCTATTTGCAGTTTACAAAAACAATTTCCTTTCTTGTTTTCTCAAAACTGAGGCATTATTTGAAATTAAGGTTAGACATGAAGTGCTCTGTTCTTCCCGTCTCCTGGAAAAATTGTGATCAGACTCTAAATTTGAAAACTGCTGATAACTTTTATGTGTCCTTtgtcagaatatataaatagtTTTTGAGCTACTGTAGTCTGATGAGTAAAAAATGTCACAATTCAGACAGAAGAAAAGGTTATATTTAGAACGGAGGGGAGGgagagcagcagctgtggtGTAAGATATCTGAAAATGGAAAGTGCTCCCAGGGGTGATGGCGCTTATTCTCTTcactttaattatttatttttcctctatataCTGCAGACGACAGCATCATCGGGGCAAAGATCACCCTCTGTGAGGGCCACTGACGTCCTTTTGGCTCCCAGTGATAATGAATGTGTCTAAACTAGTCAGCTTTGGCCTTTGATCCTTGGATCATCATGATTCTCTGAAGTCTGTCTATAATACAGACCCATATAATTTTTACTCAACAgtataaaatgtgaaatatacaTAATAGCATCTGAATAAcaatttcagtttgtgtttgacaaaaaaaaaaaaaaaaacttcttagaACTTCCTATTCTTAGAATCAAGTTTGACACTTAGAAGAACAGTTTTTACTCATCTACATATAAACCAATATTTTACACAACTCTTTTAGTCATTTCTGGTGAAGAAATGACAATATTTAGCCAGACTGTTAATGCCTCTTGAACAGGAGGGGCATACTCTTTTGAGGTGGTGACTACAGCATGAGCTGCTTTATGAAACTGCCTTCTCCATGTGCCTTGTAAACAACACTTCCTCTGGGACTGAGAAGGCAATCACAGGTGAGAAATCACTGGCAACATTGACAGCTGAAGTCCTGAGACGTCAAGCCTTTGGATAGGTAATAAAGTGATTAGTCTTagagtcagaaaaaaagaaaagaaaaaaaggagcagGGGTCAAAGGATTAATGATTGATTGTGGTGGTGGTGACTTACTCATGAGTGGAAAATAGATCCAAAAATAACTGCATAAAAAATGCCATATAATCCTGTCTGTCCGTGGAGGAATGTGTCTGATTTACCTGTTCTTTGCAGGGCTGAGAACATCACTGTTCTCATTAGAAACTGCTTCTGTGCTGTCTCATAGCAACCTAAAAATAGAAATGTCCCTATTAGGCTGTATAGCTGCGATGGCTGCTACAAGTTTTGGCTTCTTTAATTGTACTGTAAATATATAGGTGCAAAATATTTTTGCTCTCTCACATAATTTGTTGAGTACATGACAATGAGAGAAAGAAGCGCTGCAGATATGCataaacattaaatattaactAATGCTTTGTATCAAAGTGTCACTGCTTAAAAATatgatttctgctttttaaaaaaaatgaaaataagaaaagaaagataGCTGGTGAATATATCCTATTGGAATTCCCTGCAAGAAGCAGCGTGATGGTGGTCCAGGCACATTTTACAACTGAATTGTTTTCTCTGTGCCCTTTCATACATGGCAGACAGACAACCTGTCTTTATTCCTGTTCCACCCTGCAGAAAGATTAAATCGTATTTATAGCGCAGACTTACTATCTGAAGAAAATTCAAAAAGCAGCCTAAGCACTAGGCTCTAGGAGAAAAAGCAGCCTTCTCATCTTCATCACGTGTAGGCCAAACTGTGCCCACCGTTTTCATTTTCATACTGCTCTTTTGACATAATTAAAATAACACGCGCGCGCAGATCATTTGCATGTCTTTAGGAGGCAGCACTCGTTTTGTTTGTGTCCAGCAGATATAAAGACCGAGACAGAGGTTTTTCATCAGACGCAATTTATTTTGGTCGACTCTGACGTCAAGAGAATACACGTTTCATTCAACCAGCAAGAAAGTAAGTTATTTATAACCCGCAGCATCTCCAGGTTGTGATCCTTGAGTGCGCAGTGAAAGGAATACTCCCCATTGGACTGATGTGGTGTGCCTCCATAACAAAAGCCACACAGCTCATGCGTTATGGTGCCAGAGAGGCACGGCACACTGTAACCTAAACCAAGACGTATTGATGGGAACAGTCACGGCTgcataacaaaaaagaaaataggatTATTGTGGAGAACTTCAACAAACTTTCTGTTTTGAATCTTTAATTTCGCCCTCGCAGATGGCAGAGCACTGGTTACTttgaacatggaaaatctcCTCTTTGACCAGGTAAGGAAACAACTGTCACACAAACAATATTACACGTGAAGGTTAATTAATTCAACTTTACCTCGCTATCTTGTATCGGTGAAGGCGGAGGCTGTTAAATTAGATCGACAGCTTGTGTTGCATGTGAAATCAAATGTATGTCTAATGTTGGCAAATTAATATTCAAACTGCAgataaaatgtttacatttgggATTTGAAGCAGAATAAGACGACGAACACCGCAACGTGTAATGGAGCGCGTCTTTCGAGCCAAGTTACCCAAAATGAGAACCGCGGACAGCGACTCTTTGAGCTTAGCGTGACGTTATTTAATGTCGCCAGTTAAAGAGCTTGAACAGATGTTTGGATCACTATTTGAAATTTATATAACAAACATCGCATTTACGCGCAGTCTCTCGTATATTCGTCCCAGAAAGGTGGAAAAATGATGTTTATGCTTACTTGTAGTGAATACTGGAGGCTTTTGTGTCAGTATCAGTATgttgggtggggggtggggggcactGCTGTCTAGATAgaggtttagaaaaaaaaaatcaactttgaTTATGACATCATGACACATCTATCAGTAGTGTTTATGACTCTAACAGGTGTGTTACCAGGCTGACTTCTGCATGGATATATGTGATCTTTGAGGACGTGCATGAGCATTTTAGGAAAACTGCCAATTTTTTGTACAACACTGATTCAATTTcaataattaaacaaacaatatatccATTATATTTCACAGATCTATAAGagtaagttttatttttattttctttaggtTGTAACagactgccacctgctggcagtGATAACAAATagaaaagcagacaaacaaagTGGGTATTAATCACTCATTTTACTATGTAAGCTGAACTAATTCCACAAATTTGTTCAAAGGGCTGCGAGCTGTGAGTTCAGTACTGAGAAgatctgtgattggctgggtAATGGCAGATATTCTGGAACTGCGGACAGATGGAAACTCACTCCTGAAGGCAGTGTGGCTCAGACGCTTGAGACTCACCAGGCTCTTGTTGGAAGGAGGTGCCTACATCAACGAGAGCAATGAACGTGGGGAAACACCTCTCATGGTGGCCTGCATGTCCACACACACCGACCAGCAGAGTGTAAGTAAGGCAAAGCTCGTAAAATATCTGCTGGACAACCAAGCGGACCCCAACATACAGGACAAAGGAGGTCGGACAGCTTTAATGCACGCCTGCATTCACAAGGCTGGACACAAAGTGGTGGATCACCTACTTAGCAACGGTGCTGATCCCAGCCTGGAAGACAGGAGCGGGGCCTCAGCGCTGGTCTATGCCATAAACGCAGATGACAAGGAGACACTTAAACTGCTCTTGGATGCATGCAAAGCTAAAGGCAAGGAGGTGATCATAATCACCACAGACAAGTCACCATCTGGCACTAAGACTACCAAACAGTATCTAAATGTCCCTCCATCACCAGAGCTGGTTGAGAGATCTTCCCCGGCGTACTGCACTTCTCCCTCTGATATTAACGTCACAGCATCGCCCTCACCTGAGCAAGAGCAACAAAACACAGTCTTCAGTTTCCAGACAAAGCTAAAAACCTCCAGCTCAGCTTCGAAACTTGCCAATGGGCCCACGTCGCCGACGCGGCGGCCTGCAAACCCCAAACGTGCACGTTTGCCTCAGCTGAAGCGGCTGCAATCAGAGCCTTGGGGGTTGATTGCACCCTCTGTcctggctgctgctgccgcctCCGCCCATGATGAGAGTAAGAAAGCTAGTTCTGATGAGGATGTTGTTGCAGGGGTAAACGGACTCTCTCTGAGTAAGAGGTCGGCTTTATCTCGACAGAACAGTGTAGACGGGAAGGATAGCTTATTCCCACTAGTGGGAGAACAGCCCTGCAAAATGACCACCTCATTATCAGTTCCTCCAACATCTAAACCATCATATGAGAGAACGCTAGGCCAACACCAGCCACTGGCACGGCGCAGCACGGTGCCTACAGAGCAggagagcagcagctgcagcagtggaCTAGCCAGTCTGAGAGACACAATGCATAGGAGACACCTGGGGAATGATCACTATGACTCAGACTCACAGCTCTATTCAGACTCTGCCATGTTAGATTCTCCTAAGGTCCCGGTGGAGCGCAGGAAACTAAACACCTCTCCACTTGTGATGTTAACCAGCTCCAGAGAATCTCTAGACAGCAATGCCAGCACATCCTCTCCCAGCACAGCACGCAGGCGTGCACCTGGTCTCCTGGAGAGAAGAGGCTCAGGCACACTTCTGCTGGATCACATCTCCCACACCAGGCCTGGCCACCTCCCCCCTCTTAACATAAACCCAAACCCTCCCATTCCCGATATCGGGGCTAGCAACAAGCCCTCCTCACCTCTGGCCACAGGTATTAGATCTATAGCTCCAGTAGCACCAAACACACCAAAGAGAGGTGGCCTCAAGTTGAAGAAGAAACTTGTGAGAAGGCACTCTATGCAAGTGGAACAGATGAAACAGCTTTCTGATTTTGAAGAGCATTAGTTAGTTATGAAGTTTATGCAGCAAATATTGTGGAAGTAGAGATGTTAACACCGTAGATTGTGAGGAAGTACATCCATAGTCTACACAAGTCATTTGTGTCATTTGTGTAGACTCAGAGCCATCTAGTTGTTGAATTAtgtgtaattaaaaaatatagatAGAATATATAGATACATTAAAACTGAGCAATATAGGTAGATTTCCTCCCCGTGTCACACTCAACCTTAAGGATAACTATCTTTTGACTTCACAACATCTGCTGTATATGTTTTACAGTTTTGAATGTAAATGCCAAGATATGGTACTTTTCCTCTGAACTAGCTGATCATGTAACATTAAAGGAACACACAGGGTACATTTGTAGCTGGTGGCAGATAGGGTGCACTTTGTGCATATGTAATTAGCACCATAATGGACATTCTGTCTcacgaaaaaaaagaaaaaaagaaaaagaaaaaaaaatgtgatgcatttgtctgagatgtagctttgGATAAGATGAAATTGGACTGTTTGTAGCAATTCTGTACA
This Astatotilapia calliptera chromosome 7, fAstCal1.2, whole genome shotgun sequence DNA region includes the following protein-coding sequences:
- the ankrd34c gene encoding ankyrin repeat domain-containing protein 34C — protein: MADILELRTDGNSLLKAVWLRRLRLTRLLLEGGAYINESNERGETPLMVACMSTHTDQQSVSKAKLVKYLLDNQADPNIQDKGGRTALMHACIHKAGHKVVDHLLSNGADPSLEDRSGASALVYAINADDKETLKLLLDACKAKGKEVIIITTDKSPSGTKTTKQYLNVPPSPELVERSSPAYCTSPSDINVTASPSPEQEQQNTVFSFQTKLKTSSSASKLANGPTSPTRRPANPKRARLPQLKRLQSEPWGLIAPSVLAAAAASAHDESKKASSDEDVVAGVNGLSLSKRSALSRQNSVDGKDSLFPLVGEQPCKMTTSLSVPPTSKPSYERTLGQHQPLARRSTVPTEQESSSCSSGLASLRDTMHRRHLGNDHYDSDSQLYSDSAMLDSPKVPVERRKLNTSPLVMLTSSRESLDSNASTSSPSTARRRAPGLLERRGSGTLLLDHISHTRPGHLPPLNINPNPPIPDIGASNKPSSPLATGIRSIAPVAPNTPKRGGLKLKKKLVRRHSMQVEQMKQLSDFEEH